A segment of the Candidatus Korarchaeum sp. genome:
ATGTCCTTGAAATAGCCAGGTAGCCCCTGCGGTATCGGACCTGGAGTCCTTATGGCCTCGCCGAACCAAGCCTCCTCTATGTACCTATCATAGTCTATGGAATGGACGAAAGCGAGCCTCACATTCTTATCCTGGAAGAAGTTGGGCGGTATGCCCTCACCGTCGAGCTTCCCGCTGCCTATGTATGGGGAAGTCGGGGATATGTTGAAGTTGAAGAACAGGGCATCATTTGCTACAGTAGGTAGATCCTTGATTATCCTTATCCCAGGCTCTCCCTCAACCTCCTTCATATTCTGCCTAGGTACATAAGCGATATCAACATCACCCCTGAGGAACATTAGCTTCCTAGTGGACCACTCATCTACCTTCATTATTATGAACTCTGAGAAGTTGGCGGGACCGCGCCAGTACTGGTCGAACCTCTTCAGCACTACCTGCTTCCCATGCTCCCACCTATCCAGCATGAAGGGACCTGAGCCGCAGTCCGCCTCCTGGAGAGGCGGGTTCTCTGGGTTGTTATACTTAGTCCAGTTCTTCTCAGTGCCGTCCCAATCTCCATGAGCTATCGCACACTGCTTATCGACTATACTGCTCCAAGTCTGAGATAGTATCTGGAAGAGCGTGGTGATTGGATATGGCTTCTTCAGATGCAATACAACGCTATCTCCCTGGACTTCCACAGCCTTATCTATATCCTCAAAACTCACAATTATGTTCCCTTTCTCATCCCTCGTCGACTGAACGCCCAGGAGCGGGTCTAAGAGCATCCATGAGGGCCCTCCATCCCTGTCCATCACTAGGACCCTCTCGAGCGAGTACTCGACATCCTCAGGAGTAAGCTCCCTTCCCGAGTGGAATTTGATACCCTTCCTTATCGGGAATATTATCGTAGTGCCATTGTCCTTGATGAGACCGTTCTCAAACGATGGTACCTGCGTCGCGATCATGGGGACGAACTTATCCACGCTCTCCCTATCGAAGAATATGAGGGTCTCGTACATATTGAAGATGACTTCCCCACTCGCTGTGTCGTAGGCCCAGGCGGGGTCGAGGGTCTCCGGTTC
Coding sequences within it:
- a CDS encoding ABC transporter substrate-binding protein; protein product: MSRRSLLVILGVIVVILIAAALYYVTLPPTKTPTPTPTVTTPTTPTPTPTNTTTVTPAIKNPDKLIEATIGEPETLDPAWAYDTASGEVIFNMYETLIFFDRESVDKFVPMIATQVPSFENGLIKDNGTTIIFPIRKGIKFHSGRELTPEDVEYSLERVLVMDRDGGPSWMLLDPLLGVQSTRDEKGNIIVSFEDIDKAVEVQGDSVVLHLKKPYPITTLFQILSQTWSSIVDKQCAIAHGDWDGTEKNWTKYNNPENPPLQEADCGSGPFMLDRWEHGKQVVLKRFDQYWRGPANFSEFIIMKVDEWSTRKLMFLRGDVDIAYVPRQNMKEVEGEPGIRIIKDLPTVANDALFFNFNISPTSPYIGSGKLDGEGIPPNFFQDKNVRLAFVHSIDYDRYIEEAWFGEAIRTPGPIPQGLPGYFKDMPMYTFDLKKAEEYFKKAWNGQLWEKGFKLTILYNTGNVQRKTLAEMIKDKVESINPKFKIEVRAVEWPEYLKAMVRGELPVFIIGWLADYPDPYNFVFPYMHSSGTFAAWQKYKNERVDKLVEELITTIDPKKREDICRELTRIYYEDVPSVIVDQPLGRHYERDWVHGWYYNPIYPGIYAYPLWKG